A stretch of Equus przewalskii isolate Varuska chromosome 11, EquPr2, whole genome shotgun sequence DNA encodes these proteins:
- the CRY2 gene encoding cryptochrome-2: MAAAAAVTAAAAAPAAAAAAAAAAAAAGAEGASSVHWFRKGLRLHDNPALLAAVRGARCVRCVYILDPWFAASSSVGINRWRFLLQSLEDLDTSLRKLNSRLFVVRGQPADVFPRLFKEWGVTRLTFEYDSEPFGKERDVAIMKMAKEAGVEVVTENSHTLYDLDRIIELNGQKPPLTYKRFQAIISRMELPRKPVGSVTSQQMESCRADIQENHDETYGVPSLEELGFPTEGLGPAVWQGGETEALARLDKHLERKAWVANYERPRMNAASLLASPTGLSPYLRFGCLSCRLFYYRLWDLYRKVKRNSTPPLSLFGQLLWREFFYTAATNNPRFDRMEGNPICIQIPWDRNPEALAKWAEAKTGFPWIDAIMTQLRQEGWIHHLARHAVACFLTRGDLWVSWESGVRVFDELLLDADFSVNAGSWMWLSCSAFFQQFFHCYCPVGFGRRTDPSGDYIRRYLPKLKAFPSRYIYEPWNAPEAVQKAAKCIIGVDYPRPIVNHAETSRLNIERMKQIYQQLSRYRGLCLLASVPSCVEDLSNPVAEPSSSQAGSVSSAGPRPPPSGPASPKRKLEAAEEPPGEELSKRARVAEPPSRAV, encoded by the exons atggcggcggcggcggcggtgacggcggcagcggcggcccctgcggcggcggcggcggcggcggcggcggcggcggcggcgggcgcggagGGCGCCTCTTCGGTGCACTGGTTCCGGAAGGGGCTGCGGCTGCACGACAACCCGGCGCTGCTAGCGGCCGTGCGCGGGGCGCGCTGCGTGCGCTGCGTTTACATCCTCGACCCCTGGTTCGCGGCCTCCTCCTCGGTCGGGATCAACCGGTGGAG GTTCCTGCTTCAGTCTCTGGAAGATCTGGACACCAGCTTACGGAAGCTGAACTCCCGCCTGTTTGTGGTCCGGGGCCAGCCGGCTGACGTGTTTCCGAGGCTCTTCAAG GAATGGGGGGTGACCCGCTTGACCTTCGAATATGACTCCGAACCCTTTGGGAAAGAACGGGACGTAGCCATCATGAAGATGGCCAAGGAGGCTGGTGTGGAGGTGGTGACAGAGAACTCGCACACTCTCTATGACCTGGACAG GATCATTGAGCTGAACGGGCAGAAGCCACCCCTTACCTACAAGCGCTTCCAGGCCATCATCAGCCGCATGGAGCTGCCCAGGAAGCCCGTGGGCTCGGTGACCAGCCAGCAGATGGAGAGCTGCAGGGCCGATATCCAGGAGAACCACGACGAAACCTACGGCGTGCCCTCCTTGGAGGAGCTGG GGTTCCCCACGGAAGGCCTTGGCCCAGCCGTTTGGCAAGGAGGAGAGACGGAAGCTCTGGCCCGCCTGGACAAGCACTTGGAACGGAAG GCCTGGGTTGCCAACTACGAGAGGCCCCGCATGAACGCTGCCTCGCTGCTGGCCAGCCCCACGGGCCTCAGCCCCTACCTGCGCTTCGGCTGCCTCTCCTGCCGCCTCTTCTACTACCGCCTGTGGGACCTGTACAGGAAG GTGAAGCGGAACAGCACGCCGCCCCTCTCCCTGTTTGGGCAACTCCTCTGGCGAGAGTTCTTCTACACGGCAGCCACCAACAACCCCAGGTTTGACCGCATGGAGGGGAACCCCATCTGCATCCAGATCCCCTGGGACCGCAACCCCGAGGCCCTGGCCAAGTGGGCCGAGGCCAAGACAGGCTTCCCTTGGATTGACGCCATCATGACCCAGCTGAGGCAGGAGGGCTGGATCCACCACCTGGCGCGGCACGCCGTGGCCTGCTTCCTCACCCGCGGGGACCTCTGGGTCAGCTGGGAGAGCGGGGTCCGG GTGTTTGACGAGCTGCTCCTGGACGCGGACTTCAGCGTGAACGCGGGCAGCTGGATGTGGCTGTCCTGCAGCGCCTTCTTCCAGCAGTTCTTTCACTGCTACTGCCCCGTGGGCTTCGGCCGCCGCACCGACCCCAGTGGGGACTATATCAG GCGATACCTGCCCAAATTGAAAGCGTTCCCCTCTCGCTACATCTACGAGCCCTGGAATGCCCCTGAGGCCGTTCAGAAGGCAGCCAAGTGCATCATCGGTGTGGACTACCCACGGCCCATCGTCAACCACGCCGAGACCAGCCGGCTCAACATCGAGCGGATGAAGCAGATTTACCAGCAGCTCTCCCGCTACCGGGGACTCT GTCTACTGGCGTCTGTCCCTTCCTGTGTGGAAGACCTCAGCAACCCGGTGGCAGAGCCCAGCTCGAGCCAGGCTGGGAGCGTGAGCAGTGCGG GCCCAAGACCACCACCCAGTGGCCCAGCATCCCCCAAACGCAAGCTGGAAGCTGCCGAGGAGCCGCCCGGTGAGGAGCTCAGCAAACGGGCCAGGGTGGCAGAGCCGCCGAGCAGGGCTGTCTGA